A region from the Armatimonadota bacterium genome encodes:
- a CDS encoding AAA family ATPase translates to MDRKMPNDQESSALALLAHVEALAPEDPRLRNHFAALRARIASDEVELDEKRQLVAEYEQAYEKLTSPANRLGVFLEWLEEGRAMVALGDTEYVAQVDPKLPVSELAAGVRVRLNEAYAVVGIQPPAIGGPITKVASALDDGRLRLGNDTPGSEGRLVIRAEALKESPIQAGDEVRVEPSGRVAIEHFPKQEVRDFFFEDVPELPWEKIGGQKEAIQLIRDTIEHPLLYPEIYSRFEKKPIKGILLFGPPGCGKTLIGKAAAYNLTREYAKRVGHEVKEYFMYISGPKILNMWLGETERMVREIFSVAREKAKEGRLVFVFMDEAESVLRTRSSGKWLNISNTVVPQFCAELDGLVSLENVVLILTSNRPDYIDPAVLRPERIDRKVKVGRPDKAATMQILDIYLHAGIPLDPGELAKFDGDIDCARAHLIEEATTHIWRSAKETEFLRVFMKNGSTETLYRRDLVSGALLKSIVDRAKDLAIRRAIADVGMEGPRDRGTKGRRNKETVAAGSVPAPKGNSASHGVSLEDLKAAIDAEYKENEIFPKSDTQEDWLKLLDYEPENVASVKPISRDRGSEYVRKNVM, encoded by the coding sequence ATGGATAGGAAGATGCCGAACGACCAAGAGTCTTCAGCCCTTGCCCTGTTGGCGCACGTCGAAGCCCTCGCCCCGGAGGACCCTCGCCTGCGCAACCACTTTGCTGCGCTTCGTGCCCGCATCGCAAGCGATGAGGTCGAGCTCGATGAAAAGCGGCAGCTCGTCGCCGAATACGAGCAGGCCTACGAGAAGCTGACCTCGCCCGCCAATCGTTTGGGTGTGTTTCTGGAATGGCTTGAGGAAGGCCGCGCGATGGTCGCCCTGGGGGACACGGAATATGTGGCGCAGGTCGACCCCAAGCTGCCGGTGTCCGAGCTTGCGGCCGGCGTTCGAGTGCGGCTCAACGAAGCCTATGCTGTAGTCGGCATCCAGCCGCCTGCGATCGGCGGTCCGATCACTAAGGTTGCTTCTGCCTTGGACGATGGCCGGCTCAGGCTCGGCAACGACACGCCCGGATCGGAAGGTCGGCTGGTCATCCGGGCCGAAGCGCTGAAGGAGAGCCCGATCCAGGCCGGTGACGAGGTCCGCGTCGAGCCGAGTGGACGCGTCGCCATCGAGCACTTCCCCAAGCAGGAGGTCCGGGACTTCTTCTTCGAAGACGTGCCCGAACTCCCGTGGGAGAAGATCGGCGGGCAGAAGGAGGCCATCCAGCTCATCCGGGACACCATCGAGCACCCTCTGCTCTATCCAGAGATTTACAGCCGCTTCGAAAAGAAGCCGATCAAGGGAATCCTGCTCTTCGGGCCCCCGGGATGCGGCAAGACCCTGATCGGAAAAGCCGCCGCCTATAACCTGACCCGCGAATACGCCAAGCGCGTCGGGCACGAGGTCAAGGAGTACTTCATGTACATCAGCGGCCCCAAAATCCTGAACATGTGGCTCGGCGAGACCGAGCGTATGGTCCGAGAGATCTTCTCGGTCGCGCGAGAAAAGGCGAAAGAGGGGCGGCTGGTGTTCGTGTTCATGGACGAGGCCGAATCGGTGCTCCGCACGCGCTCCAGCGGAAAGTGGCTGAACATCAGCAACACCGTGGTGCCGCAATTCTGCGCGGAGCTTGACGGCTTGGTGTCACTCGAAAACGTGGTGCTGATCCTCACCTCAAACCGGCCCGACTACATCGATCCGGCGGTCCTCAGGCCCGAGCGGATCGATCGCAAGGTCAAGGTGGGCCGTCCTGACAAGGCCGCGACGATGCAGATTTTGGACATCTATCTGCACGCCGGAATCCCCCTCGATCCGGGTGAGCTGGCCAAGTTCGACGGAGACATCGACTGCGCCCGCGCGCACCTGATCGAAGAGGCGACGACTCACATCTGGCGTTCCGCAAAGGAAACCGAGTTCCTACGCGTGTTCATGAAGAACGGCAGCACCGAGACGCTGTATCGCCGCGACCTGGTCAGCGGCGCCCTCCTCAAGTCCATCGTGGACCGGGCGAAAGACCTGGCGATTCGAAGAGCAATAGCCGACGTAGGGATGGAGGGGCCAAGGGACAGAGGGACAAAGGGACGTAGGAACAAAGAAACCGTAGCCGCAGGTTCGGTGCCTGCGCCAAAGGGCAATAGCGCCTCCCACGGGGTTTCGCTCGAAGACCTGAAGGCCGCCATTGACGCCGAGTACAAGGAGAACGAGATATTCCCGAAATCCGATACTCAGGAAGACTGGCTGAAGCTCCTCGATTACGAGCCCGAAAACGTGGCCTCGGTGAAGCCGATCAGCCGGGATCGGGGAAGTGAATACGTTCGGAAAAACGTGATGTAG
- a CDS encoding carboxypeptidase, producing the protein MPQIAFDRYYRYEELTGLLKAYEAEYPNLVSVASMGKSFEGRDIWVVAVTNKATGPAEEKPAFWCDGNIHASEVSASTTVLHLLNKLCLGYSGKPPDRSEKSDLSDKIKRLLDTRAMYLVPRLNPDGAEWALESPPRIIRSSTRPYPYDEDDPYGIEPKDADGDGRILCMRIKDQNGPWKVCVQEPRILERRDPTDVGGTYFRVLPEGLIHNWDGMTIKDRKRKQGLDMNRNFPSAWRLEFEQHGAGPFPTSEPEIHAQVKFIAEHPNICGAVCFHTFSGVHLRPPSRMPDDDIPPEDLWVFQKLGDKGKEMTGYPAISNFHEFKYHPKEVITGVFDDWMYEHRGVYSWTTEIWSPQRQAGITDYKYIDWFREHPVEHDIQMLKWSDEKLEGKGYVDWYPFRHPQLGEVELGGWDSHYAFRNPPPRYLEAEVAPLGDWCIWQALCSPKLELREVKVERLPSLGFAEGETEGGAGGGRPVARIRIAVQNTGWLPTNVTKIGTDRKLCRGVTCEIAKEGEDRNPEGKSAPEWLISGELRQIGPQLVGWSHTAPGGFGWHSDPTDDVAVFEWVVQGPGTYAFVARHDRAGVVRTSVTVE; encoded by the coding sequence ATGCCGCAGATCGCTTTCGACCGCTATTACCGATACGAAGAGCTCACGGGGCTCCTCAAGGCTTACGAGGCGGAGTATCCCAATCTCGTCTCGGTGGCTTCGATGGGCAAGTCCTTCGAGGGCCGGGACATCTGGGTCGTTGCGGTCACCAACAAGGCCACCGGGCCCGCCGAAGAAAAGCCCGCCTTCTGGTGCGACGGCAACATCCACGCGAGCGAGGTCAGCGCCAGCACGACGGTCTTGCACTTGTTGAACAAGCTGTGTTTGGGCTATTCCGGAAAGCCGCCAGACAGGTCCGAGAAATCCGACTTGTCCGACAAGATCAAGCGGCTCCTCGACACCCGGGCCATGTATCTGGTACCTCGCCTCAACCCAGACGGCGCCGAGTGGGCGCTGGAATCCCCGCCCCGCATCATCCGTTCCTCCACCCGCCCCTACCCCTACGACGAGGACGACCCCTACGGCATCGAGCCAAAGGACGCCGATGGCGACGGGCGCATCCTCTGCATGCGCATCAAGGACCAGAACGGGCCTTGGAAGGTCTGCGTGCAAGAGCCCCGCATCTTGGAGCGACGCGACCCGACCGACGTCGGTGGCACGTATTTCCGAGTCCTGCCCGAGGGCCTGATCCACAACTGGGACGGCATGACCATCAAGGACCGAAAGCGCAAGCAGGGCCTCGACATGAACCGCAACTTCCCGAGTGCCTGGAGGCTGGAATTCGAGCAGCATGGCGCGGGGCCCTTCCCCACCAGCGAACCGGAGATCCACGCGCAGGTCAAATTCATCGCCGAGCACCCGAACATCTGCGGCGCGGTGTGCTTCCACACCTTCAGCGGCGTGCACCTGAGGCCGCCCAGCCGCATGCCCGATGACGACATCCCGCCCGAGGACCTTTGGGTCTTCCAGAAGCTTGGCGACAAAGGCAAGGAGATGACGGGGTACCCGGCCATCAGCAACTTCCACGAGTTTAAGTACCACCCGAAGGAGGTCATCACGGGCGTGTTCGACGACTGGATGTACGAGCACCGCGGCGTGTACTCGTGGACGACCGAGATCTGGTCGCCGCAGCGCCAGGCGGGCATTACCGACTACAAGTACATCGATTGGTTCCGCGAGCATCCGGTCGAGCACGACATTCAAATGTTGAAATGGTCGGACGAGAAGTTGGAGGGTAAGGGCTACGTCGACTGGTATCCGTTCAGGCACCCCCAACTTGGCGAAGTGGAACTGGGCGGCTGGGACTCTCACTACGCCTTCCGCAACCCGCCGCCGCGATACCTGGAGGCCGAGGTTGCGCCGCTCGGCGATTGGTGCATCTGGCAGGCGCTTTGCTCCCCAAAGCTGGAGCTGAGAGAAGTTAAGGTTGAAAGGCTCCCCTCCCTTGGTTTTGCCGAAGGCGAAACTGAGGGAGGGGCCGGGGGAGGGAGACCAGTGGCCCGTATCCGCATCGCCGTTCAGAACACCGGCTGGCTGCCGACCAACGTGACCAAGATCGGCACGGACCGCAAGCTCTGTAGGGGAGTCACTTGTGAGATTGCCAAGGAAGGAGAAGACCGCAATCCCGAGGGGAAGAGCGCGCCCGAATGGCTGATCAGCGGCGAACTGCGCCAAATCGGGCCGCAGCTTGTCGGCTGGAGCCACACGGCGCCGGGCGGATTCGGCTGGCACAGCGACCCGACCGACGACGTGGCCGTTTTCGAATGGGTCGTCCAGGGCCCGGGAACCTATGCGTTCGTCGCAAGGCACGATCGAGCGGGAGTCGTAAGGACTTCGGTCACGGTCGAGTAG